From Chelatococcus sp. YT9, a single genomic window includes:
- a CDS encoding winged helix-turn-helix domain-containing protein, whose translation MANLKTAAAPPPAAPLPARGVTRLTHNPEGPAGRLTIRVDLGEQGALGPGKIRLMELIGETGSISAARRAMEMSYRRAWLLIDSLNRAFRAPLVATQHGGPRGGGAVLTPLGQDIVARYRRLERTAHAAVAADLDALAEAVATE comes from the coding sequence ATGGCGAACTTGAAGACTGCGGCAGCGCCCCCCCCTGCGGCGCCCCTGCCCGCCCGGGGCGTCACGCGCCTCACGCATAATCCCGAGGGGCCAGCGGGCCGGCTGACGATCCGGGTCGATCTGGGCGAGCAGGGCGCGCTCGGCCCCGGCAAGATCAGGCTGATGGAGCTCATCGGCGAGACCGGCTCCATATCGGCCGCCCGCCGTGCCATGGAGATGTCCTATCGCCGCGCCTGGCTGCTGATCGACAGTCTCAACCGGGCCTTTCGCGCGCCGCTGGTCGCTACCCAGCATGGCGGCCCGCGCGGCGGCGGCGCGGTGCTCACCCCCCTCGGCCAGGATATCGTGGCGCGCTATCGCCGGCTCGAACGCACCGCCCATGCAGCGGTTGCTGCGGATCTCGACGCCTTGGCGGAGGCTGTGGCGACGGAGTAA
- a CDS encoding Tex family protein: MVSINQRIADELGVQEKQVTAAVELLDGGATVPFVARYRKEATGALDDAQLRTLDERLRYLRDLEERRAAVLASIAEQGKLDAALEAAINTADTKARLEDIYLPFKPKRRTKAQIAREAGLGPLAEALLARPALDPAAQAAAFVNADKGIADTQAALDGARAILVERFSEDADLIGHLREEVWTRGKATSKVRDGKETAGAKFADYFDFSEPLVKLPSHRILALYRGEKEEILDIRIEPEPEAPPAVKAGTPQPGTYERRIAHRFGIADQGRPGDRWLAETVRWAWRTKILVHISVDLRGRLWQAAEDEAVKVFAGNLRDLLLAAPAGTRATMGLDPGFRTGVKVAVVDATSRVVATATIYPHEPQRRWDEAIATLAALAARHKVELVAIGNGTASRETDKLAAELIQRYPDLKLTKVMVSEAGASVYSASAFASQELPDLDVSLRGAVSIARRLQDPLAELVKIDPKSIGVGQYQHDLSESKLSRSLDAVVEDCVNAVGVDVNTASAPLLARVSGVGEGLAQNIVLHRDENGPFRKRSDLKKVARLGPKAFEQAAGFLRIPNGDDPLDASSVHPEAYPVVRRILEATKSNIRGLIGNTTVLRGIQPARFTDETFGLPTVTDILKELEKPGRDPRPAFKTATFREGVEKLSDLEPGMMLEGVVTNVAAFGAFVDIGVHQDGLVHISAMASTFVKDPRAVAKPGDIVRVKVLEVDQARKRIALTMRLDDDVTREPRRGGSERQGPRSATPQASRPPQRQQPSPKEAGGALADALRRAGLKGGNEPRR; encoded by the coding sequence ATGGTATCCATCAATCAGCGTATCGCCGACGAGCTGGGCGTTCAGGAAAAGCAGGTCACAGCCGCCGTGGAGCTGTTGGACGGCGGGGCGACGGTGCCCTTCGTCGCACGCTACCGCAAGGAGGCGACCGGCGCCCTGGATGACGCGCAACTGCGCACGCTTGATGAGCGGCTTCGCTATCTCCGCGATCTCGAGGAGCGCCGCGCCGCTGTCCTCGCCAGCATCGCCGAGCAGGGCAAGCTCGATGCCGCGCTGGAGGCGGCGATCAATACGGCCGATACCAAGGCGCGGCTGGAAGACATCTACCTGCCGTTCAAGCCGAAGCGCCGCACCAAGGCGCAGATTGCCCGCGAGGCGGGGCTCGGGCCGCTCGCCGAGGCGCTTCTGGCCAGGCCCGCGCTCGATCCGGCCGCGCAGGCGGCCGCTTTCGTGAATGCCGACAAGGGCATTGCCGACACCCAGGCGGCGCTCGACGGCGCCCGCGCCATCCTGGTCGAGCGCTTTTCGGAAGATGCGGACCTCATCGGCCATCTGCGCGAGGAGGTTTGGACCCGGGGCAAGGCCACCTCCAAGGTCCGCGACGGCAAGGAGACGGCCGGCGCCAAGTTCGCGGACTATTTCGATTTCAGCGAGCCCCTGGTGAAGCTGCCGTCGCATCGCATTCTCGCGCTCTACCGCGGCGAGAAGGAGGAGATCCTCGACATCCGCATCGAACCGGAACCGGAGGCGCCGCCCGCGGTCAAGGCAGGAACGCCGCAGCCCGGCACTTACGAGCGGCGCATCGCGCATCGCTTCGGCATCGCCGACCAGGGCAGGCCCGGCGACAGATGGCTTGCCGAGACCGTGCGCTGGGCCTGGCGCACCAAGATCCTCGTGCATATCAGCGTGGACCTGCGCGGCCGGCTCTGGCAGGCCGCCGAGGACGAGGCGGTGAAAGTCTTCGCCGGCAACCTGCGTGATCTCCTGCTGGCGGCGCCGGCCGGCACCCGCGCCACCATGGGCCTCGATCCCGGCTTCCGGACGGGCGTGAAGGTGGCTGTGGTGGACGCGACTTCACGCGTCGTGGCGACGGCGACCATCTATCCGCATGAGCCGCAGCGGCGCTGGGACGAGGCGATCGCGACGCTGGCGGCGCTCGCGGCGCGCCACAAGGTCGAGCTCGTGGCGATCGGCAACGGCACGGCCTCGCGCGAGACCGACAAGCTCGCCGCCGAGCTCATCCAGCGCTACCCCGACCTCAAGCTCACCAAGGTCATGGTGTCGGAGGCCGGCGCCTCGGTCTATTCGGCCTCCGCCTTTGCCTCGCAGGAACTGCCGGACCTCGACGTCTCGTTGCGCGGGGCGGTCTCGATCGCACGTCGTTTGCAGGACCCGCTGGCGGAACTCGTGAAGATCGATCCGAAATCGATCGGCGTCGGACAGTACCAGCACGACCTCAGCGAATCGAAGCTGTCGCGCTCGCTCGATGCGGTGGTCGAGGACTGTGTGAACGCGGTCGGCGTCGACGTGAACACGGCGTCGGCGCCGCTGCTCGCCCGGGTCTCCGGCGTGGGGGAGGGGCTTGCCCAGAACATCGTGCTCCACCGCGATGAGAACGGCCCCTTCCGCAAGCGCAGCGACCTGAAGAAGGTTGCGCGGCTCGGGCCGAAGGCCTTCGAGCAGGCGGCCGGCTTCCTGCGTATTCCCAATGGTGACGATCCGCTCGATGCCTCCAGCGTCCATCCGGAAGCCTATCCGGTGGTACGCCGCATTCTGGAAGCGACGAAGAGCAATATCCGTGGCCTCATCGGCAACACGACGGTGCTGCGCGGCATCCAGCCGGCGCGCTTCACGGACGAGACCTTCGGCCTGCCGACCGTGACGGACATTCTCAAGGAACTGGAAAAGCCTGGTCGTGACCCGCGCCCGGCCTTCAAGACCGCGACCTTCCGCGAGGGCGTGGAGAAGCTGAGCGATCTCGAGCCCGGCATGATGCTCGAGGGGGTCGTCACCAATGTCGCGGCCTTCGGCGCTTTTGTCGACATCGGCGTGCACCAGGACGGGCTCGTCCACATCTCCGCGATGGCGTCGACTTTCGTGAAGGACCCGCGTGCGGTCGCCAAGCCCGGCGACATCGTGCGGGTCAAGGTTCTGGAGGTTGACCAGGCGCGCAAGCGCATCGCCCTGACCATGCGCCTCGACGACGATGTCACGCGGGAGCCGCGGCGTGGCGGGTCGGAGAGGCAAGGGCCACGTTCAGCCACGCCACAGGCGAGCCGCCCGCCCCAGCGTCAGCAGCCCTCCCCAAAGGAAGCGGGCGGCGCCTTGGCCGACGCGCTTAGACGGGCCGGCTTGAAGGGTGGCAACGAACCGCGCCGCTGA
- a CDS encoding amidohydrolase — protein MVDQFLADDARDQAQAEAAGSSSSNAQPIIDTHLHLIEPKRFTYPWISTEPRLQRTFDLTEYWSEAKLLGISAALHMEVDVSPEQVEAEVVHVTGLGPPVAGAIAGCRPDLPSFPEHIERLGSYPHVKGVRHVFQGKPGIYESPFLVDNLQRLGPLGLTFDLCVLGHELPLATALAAKCPDVQFVLDHCGKPGSGELDAWKRDLAALAHLPNVACKFSGLISYAAPIHWTLQDLRPAAEHVIATFGWDRLVWGSDWPVCTLSGSLTRWVAATHVLLRGSTPTEQAKLLATNAERIYRLT, from the coding sequence ATGGTCGATCAATTCCTTGCAGACGACGCGCGGGATCAAGCACAAGCCGAAGCGGCCGGTTCATCGTCTTCCAATGCGCAGCCCATCATCGATACGCATCTTCATCTGATCGAGCCCAAACGGTTTACCTATCCCTGGATCTCAACCGAGCCACGGCTGCAGCGTACGTTCGACCTCACAGAGTACTGGAGTGAGGCGAAGCTCCTGGGGATTTCCGCCGCCTTGCACATGGAAGTCGACGTGTCGCCTGAACAGGTTGAGGCGGAAGTTGTTCACGTGACGGGTCTCGGTCCTCCCGTAGCCGGTGCGATCGCAGGATGTCGGCCTGACCTGCCTTCTTTTCCCGAACACATCGAGAGGCTGGGCTCTTATCCTCATGTTAAAGGCGTCAGGCATGTCTTTCAGGGCAAACCTGGCATCTATGAAAGCCCGTTTCTCGTCGACAACCTGCAGCGGCTCGGGCCGCTCGGCCTGACATTCGACCTGTGCGTTCTCGGGCATGAGTTGCCGCTTGCAACCGCCCTCGCAGCCAAATGCCCTGACGTGCAGTTCGTGCTGGACCATTGTGGAAAGCCAGGGAGTGGCGAGCTTGACGCGTGGAAGAGAGATCTGGCCGCCCTCGCCCACCTGCCCAATGTGGCCTGCAAATTTTCCGGTCTTATCTCCTACGCCGCCCCAATTCACTGGACCTTGCAGGATCTTCGCCCGGCGGCCGAGCATGTGATCGCGACCTTCGGCTGGGACAGACTGGTCTGGGGCAGCGACTGGCCGGTCTGCACCCTAAGCGGCAGCCTCACGCGTTGGGTAGCGGCGACCCACGTCCTTCTCCGCGGCAGCACGCCCACCGAGCAGGCCAAGCTGCTCGCCACGAATGCCGAGCGGATCTATCGGCTGACGTAA
- a CDS encoding ROK family protein, giving the protein MKNTAAKGSAMKSGKASKADEDKSDAPDTPPAVGVHGAEVLPSVIVETYNAELKDDEGFVGDRASKGAFTEILDNLRKTLREYGDDPLGEEKTDAIKRSKLEAILVKGEPAAAGLVMSAIEDYAQELTAVIRRFRRQKSWSSVERIVFGGGFRDSRVGELAIGRASVLLKEEGLGVELTLIRNHPDEAGLIGAVHLAPSWMFAGHDSILAIDIGGTNIRAGVVHLKQKKAPDLGKAYVWETEIWRHRDEKPTREAAVKRLVGMLEGLIEKAVKAELTLAPFIGVGCPGEIASDGYITKGAQNLPGNWESSRFNLAHELQQAIPVIGDHETAVLIHNDAIVQGLSEVPFMTDVERWGILTIGTGLGNGVFVNRRKGDGKNS; this is encoded by the coding sequence ATGAAGAACACAGCCGCCAAGGGATCCGCGATGAAGTCCGGAAAAGCTTCAAAAGCTGACGAAGATAAGTCCGATGCCCCGGACACACCGCCAGCGGTGGGGGTGCATGGGGCGGAGGTTCTGCCATCCGTAATCGTCGAAACCTACAATGCGGAGCTCAAGGATGACGAGGGTTTCGTCGGCGACCGCGCTTCCAAGGGAGCCTTCACGGAAATTCTCGATAATTTGCGCAAGACCCTGCGGGAGTATGGCGACGATCCCCTCGGCGAGGAGAAAACGGACGCCATCAAACGGAGCAAACTCGAGGCCATTCTGGTCAAGGGCGAGCCGGCGGCGGCTGGATTGGTAATGAGCGCCATCGAGGACTACGCGCAGGAGTTGACGGCCGTGATCCGCCGCTTCCGGCGACAGAAGTCCTGGTCTAGCGTTGAACGGATCGTCTTCGGCGGCGGCTTCCGTGACAGCCGCGTTGGCGAACTCGCCATCGGCCGCGCGTCCGTCCTTCTGAAGGAGGAGGGGCTCGGGGTCGAACTCACTCTCATCCGCAATCATCCCGACGAGGCCGGACTGATCGGAGCGGTGCATCTGGCCCCATCCTGGATGTTCGCGGGCCATGACAGCATATTGGCGATCGATATCGGGGGGACCAACATCCGTGCCGGCGTCGTCCATCTTAAGCAGAAAAAGGCGCCGGATCTCGGGAAGGCCTATGTGTGGGAAACGGAGATCTGGCGCCATCGGGACGAAAAGCCGACCCGAGAAGCGGCCGTAAAGAGGCTCGTCGGAATGCTCGAAGGCCTCATCGAAAAAGCTGTCAAGGCCGAGCTTACGCTCGCGCCTTTTATCGGCGTCGGCTGCCCTGGGGAAATCGCCAGCGACGGCTACATCACCAAGGGTGCGCAGAACCTGCCCGGAAACTGGGAAAGCAGCCGCTTCAATCTTGCGCACGAACTGCAACAGGCAATCCCGGTGATCGGCGATCATGAAACCGCAGTGCTGATCCACAACGACGCGATCGTTCAGGGGCTGAGCGAGGTTCCCTTCATGACTGATGTGGAGAGGTGGGGGATCCTGACCATCGGCACCGGCCTGGGCAACGGCGTCTTCGTCAATCGCCGCAAGGGTGATGGAAAAAACAGTTAG
- a CDS encoding NADH-quinone oxidoreductase subunit A, producing MQSLLADYLPLVIFIGVSLVIGLALLISPFIVAYSRPDPEKLSAYECGFNAFDDARMKFDVRFYLVAILFIIFDLEVAFLFPWATVFGELGWAGFWSMMLFLGVLTVGFIYEWRKGALEWD from the coding sequence ATGCAAAGCCTCCTGGCCGACTATCTGCCGCTCGTGATTTTCATCGGCGTATCGCTCGTCATCGGGCTTGCGCTCTTGATATCGCCCTTCATCGTGGCCTATTCGCGGCCGGATCCCGAAAAGCTGTCAGCCTACGAATGTGGCTTCAACGCTTTCGATGACGCGCGCATGAAATTTGATGTGCGCTTCTACCTCGTGGCGATCCTCTTCATTATCTTTGACCTTGAAGTGGCCTTCCTGTTCCCCTGGGCGACCGTGTTCGGTGAGCTTGGCTGGGCCGGCTTCTGGTCGATGATGCTCTTCTTGGGCGTTCTCACGGTCGGCTTCATCTACGAGTGGAGAAAGGGAGCCCTGGAATGGGATTGA
- a CDS encoding NADH-quinone oxidoreductase subunit B — protein MGLITDAKEPGMAPAGGGLILPQGGAQPPRHDSFFTGLNDELADKGFLVTSTDELITWARTGSLMWMTFGLACCAVEMMQVSMPRYDVERFGFAPRASPRQSDVMIVAGTLTNKMAPALRKVYDQMPEPRYVISMGSCANGGGYYHYSYSVVRGCDRVVPVDIYVPGCPPTAEALLYGVLLLQKKIRRTGTIER, from the coding sequence ATGGGATTGATCACTGACGCCAAGGAGCCGGGCATGGCGCCGGCGGGTGGTGGTCTTATCCTGCCGCAGGGTGGGGCCCAGCCGCCGCGCCACGATTCGTTTTTTACGGGTCTGAACGATGAGCTCGCCGACAAGGGTTTCCTCGTCACGTCCACCGACGAGCTCATCACCTGGGCGCGCACCGGCTCGCTGATGTGGATGACCTTCGGTCTCGCGTGCTGCGCCGTGGAAATGATGCAGGTGTCGATGCCACGCTATGATGTCGAGCGCTTCGGCTTCGCGCCGCGGGCCTCGCCGCGGCAGTCGGACGTCATGATCGTCGCCGGCACCCTGACGAACAAGATGGCGCCTGCACTCCGTAAGGTCTACGACCAGATGCCGGAGCCCCGCTACGTCATCTCCATGGGTTCATGCGCCAACGGCGGTGGCTACTACCACTATTCCTACTCGGTTGTGCGCGGTTGTGACCGCGTCGTGCCTGTCGACATTTATGTGCCAGGGTGCCCGCCGACGGCGGAAGCGCTCCTATACGGCGTCCTCCTTCTCCAGAAGAAGATTCGCCGCACCGGCACCATCGAACGCTGA
- a CDS encoding NADH-quinone oxidoreductase subunit C, whose product MTTDIDPNAAKDETLEVPAPLGELETLGAHVIGALGEGIEAVVAFGELAILAPASDILRVLKFLRDDPVCRFVNFTDICGVDYPARPMRFDVVYHLLSPSFNRRIRVKVQADEGTRVPSAVGIFPAADWFEREVYDLYGVIFSGHPDLRRILTDYGFEGHPLRKDFPLTGFVEVRYNDSEKRVVYEPVRLNQEFRNFDFLSPWEGTEYILPGDEKAKGN is encoded by the coding sequence ATGACGACGGATATCGACCCTAACGCGGCCAAGGACGAGACCCTCGAGGTTCCGGCTCCGCTTGGCGAGCTCGAAACGCTCGGAGCCCACGTGATTGGCGCTTTGGGGGAGGGCATAGAGGCGGTTGTCGCCTTTGGCGAGCTCGCCATTCTGGCTCCTGCCAGCGACATCCTCCGCGTCCTGAAGTTCCTTCGGGACGATCCCGTTTGCCGCTTCGTGAACTTCACCGACATCTGCGGTGTCGATTATCCGGCGCGCCCGATGCGCTTCGATGTCGTCTACCATCTTCTGTCGCCGTCATTTAATCGGCGGATCCGCGTGAAGGTTCAGGCGGATGAGGGAACCCGCGTGCCGAGTGCAGTCGGCATATTTCCCGCGGCTGACTGGTTCGAGCGTGAAGTCTACGACCTTTATGGGGTCATCTTCTCCGGCCATCCGGATCTCAGGCGCATCCTGACCGACTACGGTTTCGAGGGGCATCCGCTGCGGAAGGATTTCCCGCTGACCGGCTTCGTCGAAGTTCGCTACAACGACAGCGAGAAGCGCGTGGTGTACGAGCCGGTGCGCCTGAACCAGGAGTTCCGCAACTTCGACTTCCTGTCACCGTGGGAAGGGACCGAATATATCCTTCCCGGCGATGAAAAAGCGAAGGGGAATTGA
- a CDS encoding GFA family protein, which translates to MASAASSAIPGGCLCGAVRFSAVPAKHEMDVCHCGMCQRWSGGVFMTVPCAEITVADESALGVYPSSEWGERLFCKTCGTSLMWRLRGQQGGNVAVSMQSFDDKSSFVFAEEIFIDEKPDLYSFVGDRPRKTGAEIMAEFAAQQAGSE; encoded by the coding sequence ATGGCTTCCGCTGCATCATCGGCTATCCCCGGGGGCTGTCTTTGCGGCGCGGTTCGTTTTTCGGCCGTGCCCGCCAAGCACGAAATGGATGTCTGCCATTGCGGCATGTGCCAGCGGTGGAGCGGTGGCGTCTTCATGACAGTGCCCTGCGCGGAGATCACCGTCGCTGACGAGAGCGCGTTGGGCGTCTATCCCTCTTCCGAATGGGGCGAGCGCCTTTTCTGCAAGACGTGCGGGACGAGCCTGATGTGGCGTTTGCGCGGGCAGCAGGGAGGGAACGTCGCCGTCTCCATGCAGAGCTTCGACGACAAGTCGTCCTTCGTCTTCGCCGAAGAGATCTTCATCGACGAAAAGCCGGATCTCTATAGTTTTGTGGGGGACCGCCCCCGCAAGACCGGCGCCGAGATCATGGCTGAATTCGCCGCACAACAGGCGGGATCAGAATGA
- a CDS encoding NADH-quinone oxidoreductase subunit D translates to MSEHEIRNFSINFGPQHPAAHGVLRLVLELDGEVVERVDPHIGLLHRGTEKLIEAKTYLQAVPYFDRLDYVAPMNQEHAFALAVERLLGITVPKRGQLIRVLYSEIGRLLSHLLNVTTQAMDVGALTPPLWGFEEREKLMVFYERASGARMHAAYFRPGGVHQDLPPKLIDDIYAFCDPFLKVCDDLEDLLTENRIFKQRNVDIGVVSLDECWAWGFSGVMVRGSGAAWDLRKSQPYECYEELDFDIPIGKNGDCYDRYCIRMEEMRQSASLMKQCCELLRSPAGQGPHSAVDNKIVPPKRGEMKRSMEALIHHFKLYTEGYHVPAGDVYAAVEAPKGEFGVYLVSDGTNKPYRCKIKAPGFAHLQAMDFLCRGHMLADVSAILGSLDIVFGEVDR, encoded by the coding sequence ATGAGCGAGCACGAGATCCGCAATTTCTCGATCAACTTCGGTCCGCAGCATCCGGCGGCCCACGGCGTGTTGCGCTTGGTGCTGGAGCTCGACGGCGAGGTTGTCGAGCGCGTCGATCCGCATATCGGGCTGCTGCATCGTGGCACTGAGAAGCTGATAGAAGCCAAAACCTATCTGCAAGCCGTGCCTTATTTCGACCGGCTCGACTATGTCGCGCCGATGAATCAGGAACACGCGTTCGCGCTCGCAGTGGAGCGGCTGCTCGGCATTACCGTGCCGAAGCGCGGGCAGCTCATCCGCGTGCTCTATTCGGAAATCGGGCGGCTTCTCTCGCATCTCCTCAATGTCACCACGCAGGCCATGGACGTCGGCGCGCTGACGCCGCCACTGTGGGGCTTCGAGGAGCGCGAGAAGCTGATGGTCTTCTACGAGCGGGCCTCGGGCGCGCGCATGCATGCGGCTTATTTCCGGCCCGGCGGCGTGCATCAGGACCTTCCGCCGAAGCTCATCGACGATATCTATGCCTTCTGTGATCCCTTCCTGAAGGTCTGCGACGATCTCGAGGATCTGCTGACCGAGAACCGCATCTTCAAGCAGCGCAACGTCGATATCGGCGTTGTCAGCCTTGATGAGTGCTGGGCTTGGGGGTTCTCGGGCGTGATGGTCCGCGGTTCAGGCGCGGCCTGGGATCTGCGCAAGTCGCAGCCCTACGAGTGCTACGAAGAGCTCGATTTCGACATTCCCATCGGCAAGAACGGCGACTGTTACGACCGTTATTGCATCCGTATGGAAGAGATGCGGCAGTCCGCCTCCCTCATGAAGCAGTGCTGCGAGCTGTTGCGCTCGCCGGCAGGGCAGGGGCCGCATTCCGCCGTCGACAACAAGATCGTGCCCCCGAAGCGCGGTGAGATGAAGCGCTCGATGGAAGCGCTCATCCATCACTTCAAGCTCTATACCGAGGGCTACCACGTGCCCGCCGGTGACGTTTATGCCGCTGTCGAGGCGCCCAAGGGTGAATTCGGTGTCTATCTCGTGTCCGACGGCACGAACAAGCCCTACCGGTGCAAGATCAAGGCGCCGGGGTTTGCGCATCTACAGGCGATGGATTTCCTGTGCCGCGGACACATGCTCGCGGACGTCTCGGCTATCCTGGGGTCGCTCGACATCGTGTTCGGGGAGGTTGACCGGTGA
- the nuoF gene encoding NADH-quinone oxidoreductase subunit NuoF: MLHDRDRIFTNLYGLQSPGLKAALMRGNWDGTKFLLEQGRDWIIDEMKKSGLRGRGGAGFPTGMKWSFMPKQSDGRPHYLVVNADESEPGTCKDREIMRHDPHLLIEGCMIASFAMGAHAAYIYIRGEYIAEREALQRAVDEAYEAKLIGKDNVHGYPFDLYVHHGAGAYICGEETALLESLEGKKGMPRLKPPFPANMGLYGCPTTVNNVESIAVAGTILRRGAAWFASFGRPNNVGTKLYGISGHVNTPCVVEESMSIPFKELIEKHGGGIRGGWDNLLAIIPGGASCPVIPAEQCMDLIMDFDGTRAVKSSFGTAGVLVMDKSTDIVRAIARISYFFKHESCGQCTPCREGTGWMWRVLNRMAEGRAQKREIDALLDVTTRIEGHTICALGDAAAWPVQGLIRHFRPEIERRIDQYAANPHSEPVLQAAE, encoded by the coding sequence ATGCTTCATGACAGGGACCGCATCTTCACTAATCTCTACGGCTTGCAGAGCCCCGGCCTGAAGGCGGCGCTGATGCGCGGCAACTGGGACGGCACGAAGTTCCTGCTGGAACAGGGCCGTGACTGGATCATCGACGAGATGAAGAAGTCGGGCCTGCGCGGTCGTGGCGGCGCGGGCTTCCCGACGGGTATGAAGTGGTCCTTCATGCCGAAGCAGTCGGACGGGCGGCCTCATTATCTGGTCGTCAATGCGGACGAGTCGGAGCCTGGTACCTGCAAGGATCGGGAGATCATGCGGCACGATCCGCATCTCTTGATCGAGGGGTGCATGATCGCCTCCTTCGCCATGGGCGCGCATGCCGCCTACATCTACATCCGCGGCGAATACATTGCCGAGCGCGAGGCATTACAGCGGGCCGTTGACGAAGCCTATGAGGCAAAGCTCATCGGCAAGGACAACGTTCACGGCTATCCCTTTGATCTTTATGTGCATCACGGCGCCGGCGCCTATATCTGCGGCGAGGAAACGGCCCTTCTGGAAAGCCTCGAAGGCAAGAAGGGCATGCCGCGGCTGAAGCCGCCATTCCCTGCCAATATGGGCCTCTATGGCTGCCCCACCACCGTCAACAACGTCGAGTCGATTGCGGTCGCTGGCACCATTTTGCGGCGCGGCGCGGCCTGGTTTGCGAGCTTCGGCCGGCCGAACAATGTGGGCACCAAGCTCTATGGCATCTCCGGCCATGTGAACACGCCCTGCGTCGTCGAGGAATCGATGAGCATCCCGTTCAAGGAGCTGATCGAAAAGCACGGCGGCGGTATCCGCGGCGGTTGGGACAACCTGCTGGCGATCATTCCCGGCGGCGCGTCCTGCCCCGTCATCCCGGCCGAGCAATGCATGGATCTGATCATGGACTTCGACGGCACCCGCGCCGTGAAGTCGAGCTTCGGCACGGCCGGCGTGCTCGTCATGGACAAGTCCACGGACATCGTCAGGGCGATCGCGCGGATCTCATACTTCTTCAAACACGAAAGCTGCGGCCAATGCACGCCCTGCCGCGAAGGCACGGGGTGGATGTGGCGCGTGTTGAACCGTATGGCTGAAGGTCGCGCGCAGAAGCGCGAGATCGACGCGCTCCTCGACGTGACCACGCGGATCGAGGGACACACCATTTGCGCTCTGGGCGACGCGGCCGCTTGGCCGGTCCAGGGGCTCATCCGGCATTTCCGTCCCGAGATCGAGCGGCGGATCGACCAATATGCGGCCAATCCGCATAGCGAGCCTGTTCTGCAGGCGGCGGAGTAA